In Bremerella cremea, one DNA window encodes the following:
- a CDS encoding formylglycine-generating enzyme family protein, which translates to MRYLVLTLAIVCLATTSAAAAEVAGISQTKPESGPYVKVEQGYMVPYEFTIPGTQTTLKMIPVPGGKVKLGSPESEEGHTDAEGPEVEVTVGPFWMAEHETTWAQYKPYMDLYNIFKKFQSKRIRLVNDDNRIDAITAPTPLYEPSFTFEYGEDPQLPATTMTNYAARQYTKWLSGVTGNQYRLPSEAEWEHAASGGAETAYHFGDDAEKLDEFAWFDGNAEEKPHLVKGKKPNQFGLYDMHGNVWEWVLDQYSDEGFAKLEGKKDLTALDTVNWPTEPEPLMVKGGGWDEDAENCRIAAKMGSSEDDWKEEDPNIPLSPWWFTSYPSTCVGFRVIRPLEEVGKKEAVKFYRPDIEFLNLDVSDRLLEGRGIMGLVDPELPKAIKNEG; encoded by the coding sequence ATGCGTTATCTTGTTTTGACCTTGGCAATTGTCTGCCTGGCAACCACTTCGGCTGCCGCTGCGGAAGTGGCCGGTATCAGTCAGACCAAACCCGAATCTGGCCCATACGTGAAAGTCGAACAAGGCTATATGGTGCCTTACGAATTCACGATTCCCGGTACGCAAACCACTTTGAAGATGATCCCAGTCCCTGGCGGCAAGGTGAAACTGGGCAGTCCCGAATCGGAAGAAGGTCATACCGATGCTGAAGGCCCCGAGGTGGAAGTCACCGTCGGACCTTTCTGGATGGCCGAGCATGAAACGACTTGGGCCCAGTACAAGCCGTACATGGACCTCTACAACATCTTTAAGAAGTTCCAGTCCAAGAGAATTCGTTTGGTGAACGACGATAATCGAATCGATGCGATTACCGCCCCCACCCCGTTGTACGAACCCAGCTTTACCTTCGAGTATGGCGAAGATCCTCAACTGCCCGCCACAACCATGACCAACTACGCCGCGCGCCAATACACGAAGTGGCTTAGTGGTGTGACCGGCAATCAATACCGCTTGCCCAGCGAAGCCGAATGGGAACATGCTGCTAGTGGCGGAGCAGAAACAGCATACCACTTTGGTGACGATGCCGAGAAACTAGATGAATTCGCTTGGTTCGATGGCAACGCCGAAGAGAAGCCGCACCTTGTCAAAGGCAAGAAGCCCAACCAGTTCGGCTTGTACGACATGCACGGCAACGTGTGGGAATGGGTTCTCGATCAATACAGCGACGAAGGTTTCGCCAAGCTGGAAGGCAAGAAAGACCTAACCGCCCTTGATACGGTTAATTGGCCAACCGAACCTGAACCGTTGATGGTTAAAGGTGGTGGCTGGGACGAGGACGCCGAGAATTGCCGCATCGCCGCCAAGATGGGCAGCAGCGAAGACGATTGGAAGGAAGAAGACCCCAACATTCCGCTAAGCCCTTGGTGGTTCACCAGCTATCCTTCGACCTGCGTTGGCTTTCGCGTGATTCGTCCGCTGGAAGAAGTGGGTAAGAAGGAAGCCGTGAAGTTCTATCGACCTGACATCGAGTTCCTCAACCTTGACGTGAGCGACCGCTTGCTGGAAGGTCGTGGCATCATGGGCTTGGTCGATCCAGAATTGCCGAAAGCGATCAAGAACGAAGGGTAA
- a CDS encoding DUF2237 family protein has product MAKNVLGTDLQDCSHDPLTGFYRDGCCNTGADDTGLHLVCSEMTEEFLAFSRHVGNDLSTPHPEWGFPGLKPGNRWCLCALRWKEAFEAGVAPRVVLESTHISTLEFIDLEDLQQNAVEG; this is encoded by the coding sequence ATGGCAAAAAATGTCCTCGGAACGGACCTGCAAGATTGCAGCCACGACCCATTAACCGGTTTCTATCGCGATGGCTGCTGCAATACAGGAGCGGATGATACGGGGCTGCATTTGGTTTGCTCTGAGATGACCGAGGAATTCCTGGCTTTTTCGCGGCATGTGGGGAACGACCTTTCCACGCCTCATCCCGAATGGGGCTTTCCTGGACTTAAACCTGGGAATCGCTGGTGTTTGTGCGCGCTTCGTTGGAAAGAGGCATTTGAAGCCGGCGTCGCTCCGAGGGTTGTACTCGAGTCGACACATATCTCGACGCTCGAATTCATCGATCTGGAAGACTTGCAGCAAAACGCGGTTGAAGGGTGA
- a CDS encoding HEAT repeat domain-containing protein, with amino-acid sequence MHRTAIIANLLWLALCPLALRGEVVELSNGRQLDATPVHNSARAQASQVELEVGSFGTVVLPKEQIRRVESPQISEDAYFDEASKYADTAEDQWKLAQWCSQNGLEHSFLRHAQHVLELDPNFAPARHVLGYQQRGTQWVSQDELQRERGYIRHDGKWMTVQEAALAVAHEKHKQRLVDWSLRLRRWRQQLGKSKAPEVQIDFENESDPDMVPGLISLLGDEANSDLVELYIRVLGRIDSYQARTFLMENAVFQNNPNHRLLCQREVVRNKDPRMVEFYASFLRSYDNAIVNRTAEILGLLDYPTAIGPLASALQTRHLAPHSANYTYFYTAARPTLFFDINGPRASYRSLTLQQFLSRSNNAYDTVWIENHGVRQALIKICDGEDFGFDPAPWKAWYKKAYAPQSPNIRLSRDH; translated from the coding sequence TTGCACCGGACTGCTATCATCGCGAACTTGCTCTGGCTTGCTCTGTGCCCCTTGGCATTGCGCGGCGAAGTCGTAGAGTTGTCCAACGGTCGCCAGTTGGATGCTACGCCGGTTCACAATTCAGCGCGAGCCCAAGCGAGCCAAGTGGAATTGGAAGTGGGCAGCTTTGGTACCGTTGTCCTCCCGAAAGAGCAGATCCGCCGGGTTGAAAGTCCGCAGATCTCAGAAGACGCCTACTTTGACGAAGCCAGCAAATACGCCGACACGGCCGAAGACCAATGGAAATTGGCTCAATGGTGCAGCCAGAACGGCTTAGAGCATTCTTTCCTACGCCACGCTCAGCATGTGCTTGAATTAGACCCCAACTTCGCCCCAGCTCGGCACGTGTTGGGCTATCAACAGCGGGGCACGCAGTGGGTTAGCCAAGACGAGCTACAACGCGAGCGTGGTTACATCCGGCACGATGGCAAATGGATGACCGTACAAGAAGCCGCGCTGGCTGTTGCCCATGAAAAGCACAAGCAACGCCTAGTCGATTGGTCGTTACGTCTACGACGATGGCGGCAACAACTCGGCAAAAGCAAAGCCCCGGAAGTGCAAATCGATTTTGAAAACGAGAGCGATCCGGATATGGTGCCTGGCCTGATCAGCTTGCTAGGAGACGAGGCAAATTCCGATTTGGTCGAACTTTACATCCGTGTTCTCGGTCGCATCGATAGCTACCAGGCCCGTACTTTCCTGATGGAGAACGCCGTTTTTCAAAACAATCCGAACCATCGGCTGCTTTGCCAGCGCGAAGTCGTCCGCAATAAAGACCCGCGGATGGTCGAATTCTACGCAAGTTTCCTGAGAAGCTACGACAACGCGATCGTTAATCGCACGGCCGAAATCTTGGGCCTGCTCGACTACCCGACGGCGATCGGGCCACTCGCCAGCGCGTTGCAAACCCGTCACCTGGCCCCTCATTCGGCGAATTACACCTATTTTTACACTGCGGCTCGCCCTACTTTGTTCTTTGATATCAACGGCCCGCGGGCCTCGTACCGCTCGTTAACGCTGCAGCAATTCCTCAGCCGTAGCAATAATGCCTACGACACGGTATGGATTGAAAACCACGGCGTTCGCCAGGCACTAATTAAGATCTGCGATGGAGAAGACTTCGGCTTCGATCCTGCCCCCTGGAAGGCTTGGTACAAAAAGGCTTACGCCCCCCAATCGCCTAACATACGGCTTTCCCGCGACCATTAA
- a CDS encoding endonuclease/exonuclease/phosphatase family protein has translation MKRVSALLLAIVAGAGAWFFFQNYQINGLDNLVVVPRNDSAAASGTEDHLPGTVPTMARKQDTIRIASFNIQVFGTAKSQKPEVMARLAEIVRQFDVVAIQEIRSKSDGLIPSFIELINSTGRHYDFVIGPRLGRTQSKEQFAYIFDTASLQVDRSQVYTAQDPYDVLHREPLIAWFRVRGPDPSQAFTFTLVNVHVDPDEVEQEMNVMDDVFRAVRDDGRQEDDVILLGDFNANESKMGQLATIPGINWAISGVTTNTRGTELYDNIFMQRTATSEYTCRSGVFDFLRQYNLTLAEGLEISDHLPVWAEFSIYEGGAAQPIATLPKEKR, from the coding sequence GTGAAGCGAGTTAGTGCCTTGCTGTTGGCCATCGTTGCTGGTGCTGGCGCTTGGTTCTTCTTTCAGAATTACCAGATTAACGGGTTAGATAACCTGGTTGTCGTTCCGCGCAATGACTCTGCGGCAGCTTCTGGAACAGAGGATCATTTGCCGGGCACCGTCCCGACAATGGCCCGCAAGCAAGATACTATCCGTATCGCTTCGTTCAATATTCAAGTCTTTGGCACCGCAAAATCGCAAAAGCCGGAAGTCATGGCCCGCTTGGCGGAAATAGTTCGCCAGTTTGATGTAGTGGCGATTCAGGAAATCCGCAGCAAGTCGGACGGTTTAATTCCTAGCTTTATAGAGCTGATCAACTCCACCGGCCGACATTACGATTTCGTCATTGGCCCTCGGCTGGGACGAACACAAAGCAAAGAACAGTTTGCCTATATCTTCGATACGGCCAGTCTCCAGGTCGATCGATCGCAGGTTTATACGGCCCAAGATCCGTACGACGTTTTGCATCGCGAACCGCTAATTGCCTGGTTCCGTGTTCGCGGGCCTGATCCGAGTCAGGCGTTTACGTTCACGTTAGTCAACGTGCATGTCGACCCAGACGAGGTCGAGCAAGAGATGAACGTGATGGACGACGTCTTCCGCGCGGTACGAGACGACGGACGGCAAGAGGACGACGTGATCTTGCTGGGGGACTTCAATGCGAACGAATCGAAGATGGGTCAACTGGCCACCATCCCAGGCATTAACTGGGCAATCAGTGGTGTGACGACCAACACGCGCGGGACCGAACTGTACGACAACATCTTCATGCAACGGACTGCCACCAGCGAATACACCTGTCGCAGCGGCGTGTTCGACTTCTTGCGACAATACAATCTGACGTTGGCCGAAGGTTTGGAGATTTCAGACCATCTACCGGTCTGGGCCGAGTTCAGCATCTACGAAGGAGGCGCGGCCCAGCCTATTGCTACCTTGCCGAAGGAAAAGCGGTAA
- a CDS encoding HEAT repeat domain-containing protein, with translation MNTPDSVGQQLHALNQLRADLAAAESHAQLKQALGDPSNRVVERAAELIAETEENSFTPPLLKAYWRLKRNPLKKDPGCLGKTAIVKALIQLEHTDPEVFRDGVVYQQIEPHWKGDRDTAAELRGICAIGLVHFVPTLEVLNHCAMLLVDRWPEARLGAAQALGALGQAEATPLLRMKLKLGDDQAEVHGECCSALLKIDREAGLEILRPFLASHDADCCVQTALALGEAKLPGTFDLLRSTWGHRSELGVRESLLLCIGLLRSSESQDFLLSLIDARDLRTAADAVKALRLHGDQGEIRQRTEMAVEKTGSEELRRVFRTEWQ, from the coding sequence ATGAACACGCCCGATTCCGTTGGCCAGCAACTGCATGCCCTGAACCAACTTCGAGCGGACCTCGCTGCGGCGGAGTCGCATGCCCAATTAAAGCAGGCGTTGGGCGATCCCTCGAATCGGGTTGTTGAGCGCGCAGCCGAGTTGATCGCCGAGACAGAAGAAAACTCCTTCACTCCGCCACTCTTGAAAGCCTATTGGCGACTCAAACGGAATCCCCTCAAGAAGGACCCTGGCTGCCTCGGTAAGACGGCGATCGTGAAAGCGTTAATCCAACTTGAACATACCGACCCAGAGGTCTTCCGCGACGGGGTCGTTTATCAGCAGATTGAACCACACTGGAAAGGAGACCGCGACACGGCTGCGGAACTGCGTGGCATCTGCGCGATCGGGCTGGTCCACTTCGTGCCGACGCTCGAAGTATTGAATCACTGCGCGATGCTGCTTGTCGATCGATGGCCGGAAGCCCGCTTAGGGGCGGCGCAAGCGCTGGGTGCCCTGGGACAAGCCGAGGCAACGCCCCTATTGCGGATGAAACTAAAACTAGGGGACGATCAAGCGGAAGTTCACGGCGAATGCTGCTCGGCGTTATTGAAGATTGACCGAGAGGCAGGCCTTGAAATCCTCCGTCCCTTTCTCGCTTCGCACGATGCCGATTGCTGCGTGCAAACGGCACTTGCCCTGGGAGAAGCCAAGCTCCCTGGCACGTTCGATCTATTACGAAGCACCTGGGGGCATCGGTCGGAACTGGGGGTTCGCGAAAGCTTGCTCCTTTGCATCGGCCTATTGCGTTCGTCTGAATCGCAAGACTTCTTACTCTCACTAATCGATGCCCGCGACCTCCGCACCGCAGCCGATGCGGTCAAGGCCCTCCGCCTTCACGGCGACCAAGGAGAAATCCGCCAGCGCACCGAAATGGCGGTCGAGAAGACCGGCAGCGAGGAACTTAGGCGTGTGTTTCGCACCGAGTGGCAATAA
- a CDS encoding formylglycine-generating enzyme family protein, with product MFALRTIVLVLLMTAIWARWTEAEDIVGIQSEQPAAGPFVKIEEGYMVPYEIAVPNSTAKLRMIPIPGGTVKLGSPESEAGHTAAEAPEVTVTIDPFWMAETETTWGQYYPFMAMYDIFKKFDRDGVRGVTDTNRVHAVTIPTPLHDPGFTYKYGENPQLPAITMTNYAARQYTKWLSGVTGQQIRLPSEAEWEYAAAGGATTAYHFGNEPEKLAEYGWFVDNSEERPHFVKEKKPNPFGLYDMHGNVWEWVLDQYDEEGYQRLAGKTVSAQQSVNWPTEVESMMLKGGGWDDKAIDCRLAAKLESSEEDWKGEDPNNPLSPWWYTDPISTGVGFRIVRPLKKDVSPEAVTKFYDPVIENLEFDVNFRLDDGRAALGLADPELPAAIEQVK from the coding sequence ATGTTTGCGCTGCGTACAATCGTTCTGGTCTTGTTGATGACGGCAATTTGGGCCCGTTGGACCGAGGCAGAAGACATCGTGGGAATTCAAAGCGAGCAGCCTGCAGCGGGGCCGTTTGTCAAGATCGAAGAAGGGTACATGGTTCCTTACGAGATAGCTGTACCCAATTCGACGGCCAAGCTACGAATGATTCCGATCCCTGGCGGAACGGTCAAATTGGGCAGCCCAGAAAGCGAAGCCGGGCATACCGCTGCCGAAGCTCCGGAAGTGACCGTCACGATCGATCCGTTCTGGATGGCAGAAACGGAAACGACCTGGGGACAGTATTATCCCTTCATGGCGATGTACGACATTTTCAAGAAGTTCGACCGGGATGGGGTTCGAGGAGTTACGGATACCAATCGAGTCCACGCCGTCACGATCCCTACGCCGCTGCATGATCCTGGCTTTACGTACAAGTATGGCGAGAACCCCCAGCTACCGGCGATCACCATGACCAACTATGCCGCGCGGCAGTATACCAAGTGGCTTAGTGGTGTGACCGGCCAGCAAATCCGTTTGCCGAGCGAAGCGGAATGGGAATATGCAGCCGCTGGCGGAGCAACCACGGCCTATCACTTTGGCAACGAGCCAGAGAAGCTCGCGGAATATGGCTGGTTCGTCGACAACTCGGAAGAACGCCCACACTTCGTCAAAGAGAAGAAGCCGAACCCGTTTGGCTTGTACGACATGCATGGCAACGTCTGGGAGTGGGTGCTCGATCAATACGATGAAGAAGGGTACCAGCGGCTGGCCGGGAAAACGGTTTCTGCCCAGCAAAGCGTGAACTGGCCCACGGAAGTCGAGTCGATGATGCTCAAGGGAGGAGGCTGGGACGATAAGGCAATCGATTGCCGTTTGGCTGCCAAGCTGGAAAGCTCGGAAGAAGATTGGAAGGGAGAAGATCCCAATAACCCCCTTAGCCCGTGGTGGTACACCGATCCGATTTCTACCGGCGTCGGTTTTCGGATCGTTCGTCCGTTGAAGAAAGATGTCTCCCCTGAGGCGGTCACCAAATTCTACGACCCGGTGATCGAAAACTTGGAGTTCGATGTCAATTTTCGGCTGGACGATGGACGTGCTGCCCTGGGCTTGGCCGATCCGGAATTGCCTGCCGCGATCGAGCAAGTGAAGTAA
- a CDS encoding glycosyltransferase, protein MKIGLFCPEVPGHLNPMTTLASELVAQGHEVTMVGCQRAASIVARAQLPFYPLGPDDPLNEKLEAGFRLLGTTSGFQAMMQTGKIYALHCQLSQKYLPQALNELNLDGLVIDQVCPVPALEAERRGLPYAVACNALAVYWDPLVPPPPLAWDYRNDWFGRARNELAKHMVLAAYYWFASKRETVDPLLLIREVERGVIHVAQQPDFFEYPRTTYPPNLHFTGPWHRAARDDATVDFPWDWLDGRPLIYASMGTLQNNLNHVFHSIVEAVKDLPMQVVLSKGGGLVDLPGKLPDNVLVVERAPQLRLLERAKLVITHAGMNTALECLAQGVPMLCLPVTNDQPGVAKRVEYLGNGRCIPVRHVTTARLQRELTRMLQDDSFQRKATQFADRLATYDGAEMAAKLIVQALHSQQPVPNPAHAAKSAAR, encoded by the coding sequence ATGAAGATCGGTCTGTTTTGCCCAGAAGTGCCTGGCCACCTGAATCCCATGACCACGCTGGCCAGCGAACTGGTCGCCCAAGGGCACGAAGTTACCATGGTCGGTTGTCAACGTGCGGCCAGTATCGTCGCGCGAGCTCAGCTTCCCTTCTATCCCCTGGGGCCAGACGATCCACTGAACGAAAAGCTGGAAGCAGGCTTTCGTCTGCTGGGAACCACCAGTGGCTTTCAAGCGATGATGCAGACCGGCAAGATCTATGCCCTACACTGTCAGCTTTCACAAAAGTACCTTCCTCAGGCACTCAATGAACTGAACCTCGATGGCTTGGTGATCGATCAGGTTTGCCCTGTTCCCGCTTTAGAAGCAGAACGCCGTGGCCTTCCCTATGCGGTGGCTTGCAATGCGTTGGCCGTTTATTGGGATCCCTTGGTTCCTCCGCCCCCGTTGGCGTGGGACTATCGCAACGACTGGTTCGGGCGGGCACGTAACGAACTTGCCAAGCACATGGTCTTGGCGGCTTACTATTGGTTTGCCTCTAAACGCGAAACGGTCGACCCGCTCCTTTTGATTCGGGAAGTCGAGCGAGGCGTTATCCATGTTGCTCAGCAACCAGACTTCTTCGAATACCCACGTACAACCTACCCACCCAACTTGCACTTTACCGGCCCCTGGCATCGGGCAGCCCGTGACGACGCGACGGTCGATTTCCCGTGGGATTGGCTCGACGGACGGCCGTTGATCTATGCCTCGATGGGCACGTTGCAGAACAACTTGAACCACGTTTTTCACAGCATTGTTGAAGCCGTGAAAGACTTGCCCATGCAAGTTGTGCTCAGCAAAGGGGGCGGCCTAGTCGATCTACCGGGCAAGCTTCCCGACAACGTCTTGGTTGTCGAGCGGGCCCCACAGCTTCGCCTATTAGAACGGGCGAAGCTGGTCATTACCCATGCGGGGATGAACACCGCTTTGGAGTGCCTGGCCCAGGGCGTGCCCATGCTGTGTTTGCCGGTCACCAACGATCAGCCAGGCGTTGCCAAACGGGTCGAGTACCTCGGCAATGGGCGCTGTATTCCGGTGCGTCACGTGACAACAGCGCGGCTGCAACGCGAACTTACGCGCATGCTGCAGGACGATTCCTTTCAACGGAAAGCCACCCAGTTCGCCGATCGCTTAGCCACCTACGACGGCGCCGAAATGGCCGCCAAGCTTATCGTTCAAGCACTACATTCGCAGCAGCCGGTTCCGAACCCAGCCCACGCTGCCAAGTCAGCCGCGCGGTAA
- a CDS encoding 3'-5' exonuclease, which yields MAEAAVRYLVFDVESVADGQLVSRLKYPNEGLSPEEAVNKFRAELLAEKGSDFIPYTYQVPVSVAIAKLDIDLNLIDQVVLDSPKFRPPVITDHFWRGWKAYRRPTFVTFNGRAFDIPLMELAAFRFGLSVPDWFNLNAKNFEQSRYRYNTDSHLDLYDILTNYGASRFTGGLNLAANLLGKPGKMEIEGWMVQDLYHAGKLEEINEYCRCDVLDTYFVFLRSCVLLGKLTLEREQELIQQTKHWLEQRTAETPIYQTYLDGWGDWENPWEADS from the coding sequence ATGGCGGAAGCGGCGGTGCGATACCTGGTGTTCGATGTCGAATCGGTCGCCGATGGTCAACTCGTTTCGCGACTGAAGTACCCCAACGAGGGTCTCTCGCCAGAGGAAGCCGTCAACAAGTTCCGGGCCGAACTGCTCGCGGAAAAGGGCAGCGATTTCATCCCCTACACTTATCAAGTGCCGGTCTCGGTAGCGATTGCCAAACTCGATATCGATTTGAACCTCATCGATCAGGTCGTTCTCGACTCTCCGAAGTTCCGCCCGCCGGTCATTACCGATCATTTTTGGCGAGGCTGGAAAGCGTATCGCAGGCCGACGTTCGTGACCTTCAATGGTCGAGCGTTCGATATCCCGCTAATGGAACTGGCTGCGTTTCGCTTTGGCCTGAGCGTGCCAGATTGGTTCAATTTGAATGCCAAGAACTTCGAGCAGTCGCGTTACCGCTACAACACCGATTCGCATCTCGATCTCTACGACATTCTGACCAACTACGGAGCCAGCCGGTTCACTGGTGGTTTGAACCTGGCAGCGAACCTGCTAGGCAAGCCGGGCAAAATGGAAATCGAAGGTTGGATGGTGCAAGATCTTTACCACGCGGGCAAGCTGGAAGAGATCAACGAGTATTGCCGCTGCGATGTGCTGGATACCTACTTCGTGTTTCTCCGCAGTTGCGTGCTACTAGGCAAGCTGACGTTGGAACGCGAACAAGAACTGATCCAGCAAACCAAGCATTGGCTCGAACAACGCACCGCAGAAACGCCCATCTACCAAACCTATCTCGACGGCTGGGGCGATTGGGAAAACCCTTGGGAAGCAGATAGCTAA
- the pepT gene encoding peptidase T: MSRERLLNRFLKYTQIDTTAGEPGEKYPSSDGQLVLGKLLAEEMREMGIVDAEQDKFGIVYGTVPGKVTDCPVVALNSHVDTSPETTGANVKPQVIHNYAGGDIPLPGDRSKVITVKDNPELNDLHGCTLITTDGTTLLGGDDKAGIAVILEAAQRILENDSLVTGPLKILFTCDEEIGHGVDHVDLKRLGADVCYTLDGPGANELNAETFSADLATVTVKGVNIHPSIAKGRMVNSIRAASLLVAKLPVDKLSPESTEEREGFIHPYIVQGGVAETVVQCILRSFETEELTEQANLLRTLAKEVEAEFPGSEISIKITPQYRNLRDGLDKEPRAVPLAEKAHQALGRQVNKSVIRGGTDGSALTAQGLPTPNLSTGQHNPHSPLEWACLDEMEQAVELVLKLLELWSSEPKRPAASS; this comes from the coding sequence ATGAGCCGCGAACGATTACTGAACCGTTTTCTGAAGTACACTCAAATCGATACCACCGCCGGAGAGCCGGGCGAGAAGTATCCTAGCAGCGACGGTCAGTTAGTGCTCGGCAAGTTGCTGGCGGAAGAAATGCGCGAGATGGGGATTGTCGACGCCGAGCAAGACAAGTTCGGGATTGTTTACGGAACCGTGCCTGGCAAGGTGACCGATTGCCCCGTGGTGGCGCTCAATTCGCACGTCGACACTTCGCCGGAAACGACCGGAGCGAACGTTAAGCCTCAGGTCATCCACAATTACGCTGGCGGCGATATCCCTTTGCCTGGCGATCGCTCGAAGGTGATCACGGTAAAAGATAATCCCGAGTTGAATGATTTGCATGGTTGCACGTTGATCACGACCGATGGTACGACTCTGTTAGGTGGTGACGACAAAGCCGGCATCGCGGTTATTTTGGAAGCGGCACAGCGTATCCTAGAGAATGACTCGCTGGTGACCGGGCCACTGAAGATCTTATTTACCTGTGACGAAGAGATCGGTCACGGCGTCGATCACGTCGACCTCAAACGCCTGGGAGCAGATGTTTGCTACACGCTGGATGGTCCAGGGGCGAACGAGTTGAACGCCGAAACGTTCTCGGCTGATCTAGCAACGGTGACCGTCAAGGGGGTGAACATTCATCCCTCGATTGCCAAAGGTCGTATGGTGAATTCGATTCGAGCGGCATCCTTGCTGGTAGCTAAGCTGCCGGTTGATAAGCTCTCACCGGAATCGACCGAAGAGCGAGAGGGATTCATTCACCCTTACATCGTCCAGGGAGGCGTGGCAGAGACGGTCGTGCAGTGTATCTTGCGATCGTTCGAAACGGAGGAACTGACCGAGCAAGCAAATCTGCTGAGGACCTTAGCCAAGGAAGTGGAAGCGGAATTTCCTGGCTCGGAAATCTCGATCAAGATCACGCCCCAGTACCGCAACCTTCGCGACGGCCTCGACAAAGAGCCAAGAGCCGTACCATTGGCTGAAAAGGCTCATCAGGCGTTGGGGCGGCAAGTCAATAAGAGCGTAATTCGTGGCGGCACAGATGGATCGGCTTTGACTGCCCAGGGATTGCCGACTCCAAACCTTTCGACCGGACAGCACAACCCGCACTCCCCCTTGGAATGGGCTTGCCTCGACGAAATGGAGCAGGCCGTCGAGCTGGTTTTGAAGCTTCTCGAGCTCTGGTCGAGCGAGCCCAAACGCCCAGCAGCAAGCAGCTAG
- a CDS encoding glycosyltransferase — translation MLKVSIVIPSVNNARRLETTLVSLLENRPSDCEIVVPHCGYYDDPYNIADEVRLVEVPAARTEMELLAVAWSMCRAPIVHTLVAGATVEVGWLDTVLPKFERMEVSAVTPAALFADRDDPVFGVQADTMGVRAAGTASSMQGPMWQAAFYRYSLLEALGGFCTRLEEYADLDIALWIAQAGGVCPVASDCQIEINDPCDLNQVTSPRIRLAKTLQLRHQNWFAAQGKGSGKLGWLSRSVGSGSLATMMSALTAKADMNAAQHRLPNLDEVRAVIAGQGQTFRFEPRPEDQNSAYHRHAA, via the coding sequence GTGCTGAAAGTCTCTATCGTCATCCCGAGCGTGAACAACGCCCGCCGATTAGAAACCACCTTAGTTTCGCTACTGGAGAATCGTCCAAGCGATTGCGAGATCGTTGTGCCGCATTGCGGCTACTACGACGATCCGTACAACATCGCTGACGAGGTCCGCTTGGTAGAAGTGCCTGCAGCACGTACCGAGATGGAACTGCTAGCGGTTGCTTGGTCGATGTGCCGCGCACCCATTGTGCATACGCTGGTTGCGGGTGCCACCGTCGAAGTAGGCTGGCTAGATACGGTGCTCCCAAAGTTCGAGCGAATGGAAGTCAGTGCGGTTACGCCAGCGGCTTTGTTTGCCGATCGCGATGACCCGGTCTTTGGTGTTCAAGCCGACACGATGGGCGTTCGTGCCGCTGGTACTGCCAGCAGCATGCAAGGGCCGATGTGGCAAGCGGCCTTTTATCGGTACTCGCTACTGGAAGCGCTGGGCGGTTTCTGTACGCGTTTGGAAGAATATGCGGACTTGGACATTGCCTTATGGATTGCTCAAGCTGGCGGCGTTTGCCCGGTGGCCAGTGATTGCCAGATCGAGATCAATGATCCTTGCGATTTGAACCAGGTAACGTCGCCACGTATTCGCTTAGCGAAGACATTGCAGCTACGGCATCAAAACTGGTTTGCCGCGCAGGGCAAGGGAAGTGGAAAGCTAGGCTGGCTATCGCGCAGCGTGGGAAGTGGCTCCCTGGCGACGATGATGTCGGCTCTTACTGCTAAGGCGGACATGAACGCCGCTCAGCATCGTTTACCCAATTTAGATGAGGTGCGCGCGGTTATCGCCGGTCAGGGGCAGACCTTTCGTTTCGAGCCCCGCCCGGAAGATCAAAACTCCGCATATCACCGCCACGCTGCGTAG